In Bacillus sp. NP247, one DNA window encodes the following:
- a CDS encoding type III pantothenate kinase, producing MIFVLDVGNTNAVLGVFEEGKLCQHWRMETDRHKTEDEYGMLVKQLLEHEGLSFEDVKGIIVSSVVPPIMFALERMCEKYFKIKPLVVGPGIKTGLNIKYENPREVGADRIVNAVAGIHLYGSPLIIVDFGTATTYCYINEEKHYMGGVITPGIMISAEALYSRAAKLPRIEITKPSSVIGKNTVSAMQSGILYGYVGQVEGIVKRMKEEAKQEPKVIATGGLAKLISEESNVIDIVDPFLTLKGLYMLYERNANLQHEKGE from the coding sequence ATGATTTTTGTATTGGATGTAGGGAACACAAATGCGGTACTAGGTGTGTTTGAAGAGGGGAAACTTTGTCAGCATTGGCGCATGGAAACAGATCGTCATAAAACAGAAGATGAGTATGGGATGCTTGTAAAGCAGTTACTTGAGCATGAAGGTCTTTCTTTTGAAGATGTGAAAGGTATTATTGTGTCTTCAGTCGTACCGCCAATTATGTTCGCTTTAGAGCGTATGTGTGAAAAGTATTTTAAAATTAAACCGCTTGTAGTGGGGCCTGGGATAAAAACTGGCTTGAATATTAAATATGAAAATCCACGTGAAGTAGGCGCGGACCGAATTGTAAACGCAGTAGCAGGAATCCACTTATATGGAAGTCCGCTTATTATTGTTGATTTTGGTACGGCTACTACATATTGTTATATTAACGAAGAGAAGCATTATATGGGTGGCGTCATTACGCCAGGAATTATGATTTCGGCAGAAGCTTTATATAGCAGAGCGGCAAAGCTTCCTCGGATTGAAATTACAAAACCGAGTAGTGTTATCGGGAAGAATACAGTAAGTGCAATGCAATCGGGTATTCTTTATGGATACGTTGGACAAGTGGAAGGTATTGTTAAGCGTATGAAAGAAGAAGCTAAGCAAGAACCGAAAGTTATTGCAACAGGTGGATTAGCAAAATTAATTTCAGAAGAATCAAATGTAATTGATATTGTAGATCCGTTTTTAACGTTAAAAGGTTTGTATATGTTATATGAACGTAATGCAAATTTACAACATGAGAAGGGTGAATAA
- the hslO gene encoding redox-regulated molecular chaperone HslO, giving the protein MKDYLVKALAFNGEVRAYSVRTTNTVSEAQKRHDTWRTASAALGRSLTAGTMMGAMLKGEQKLTIKVEGNGPIGPILVDAHANGDVRGYVTNPHVDFEGTEQGKLRVYQAVGTEGFVTVIKDIGMREPFIGQSPIVSGELGEDFTYYFAVSEQTPSSVGVGVLVNGDDSILAAGGFILQIMPGAQEETISFIEERLQKIPPVSQLIEQGLSPEELLYEVLGEDKVKVLETMDVQFNCTCSRERIESVLISLGKAELEQIRAEEEETEVHCHFCNERYKFAKEDITSLIENL; this is encoded by the coding sequence ATGAAAGATTATTTAGTAAAAGCGTTAGCGTTTAATGGAGAGGTTCGTGCTTATAGCGTACGTACAACAAATACAGTAAGTGAGGCGCAAAAACGTCATGATACGTGGAGAACAGCTTCAGCGGCACTTGGTCGTTCTTTAACTGCGGGTACAATGATGGGTGCTATGTTAAAAGGCGAGCAGAAGTTAACGATTAAAGTAGAGGGTAACGGCCCGATTGGTCCTATCTTAGTCGATGCTCATGCAAATGGGGATGTACGTGGTTATGTAACGAATCCACATGTTGATTTTGAAGGAACGGAACAAGGGAAATTACGTGTATATCAAGCGGTAGGTACAGAAGGATTTGTAACGGTAATTAAAGATATCGGTATGCGTGAACCGTTTATTGGTCAATCTCCAATTGTTTCAGGAGAACTAGGGGAAGATTTCACGTATTATTTTGCGGTTTCTGAGCAGACACCTTCTTCTGTAGGTGTCGGTGTTCTCGTAAATGGCGATGATAGCATATTGGCAGCGGGTGGATTCATTCTTCAAATTATGCCAGGTGCGCAGGAAGAAACAATTTCATTTATTGAAGAGCGTTTGCAAAAAATCCCTCCTGTATCACAACTAATTGAACAAGGGCTTTCTCCAGAAGAGCTACTATATGAAGTGCTTGGAGAAGATAAAGTGAAAGTGCTAGAAACAATGGATGTTCAATTTAATTGTACATGTTCACGTGAGCGCATTGAAAGTGTGCTAATTAGTTTAGGGAAAGCGGAGTTAGAGCAAATTCGTGCAGAAGAAGAAGAGACGGAAGTTCACTGTCACTTCTGTAATGAACGATATAAATTCGCTAAAGAAGATATTACAAGTCTAATTGAGAACCTGTAA
- the trpE gene encoding anthranilate synthase component I, which yields MQRRKSLALSIPYQLDFFKQYKFLSQDKQQHILLESGRGGRYNIVGLDPVAVIQGKNETLHISESGKETIERGNPLDLMQAYMEKWKTDYNPEYPPFQGGAIGYFSYDCIRYIEKLSSLAEDDINIPDIFFLLFDEVFVYDQQEKVLWIITHYVDECEEAEERLNEWKGLWMKEAPELTMPFESPEKKNEAVAFTEEGFMKAVERIQEYIGAGDVFQVNLSTRQERTLQTHPLEIYTSLREINPSPYMGYLEFGDFQIVSASPELLIKKQGKKVSTRPIAGTRSRGASEQEDEELAKELIENEKERAEHVMLVDLERNDLGRVCKYGTVEVDEFMVIEKYSHVMHIVSNVRGEVEADKDAFDLVKAVFPGGTITGAPKIRTMEIIEELEPVRRGIYTGSIGWIGYSGDTELNIVIRTLLAKDGQAHVQAGAGIVIDSNPKNEYKESLKKAIALWRAKESSEETVR from the coding sequence ATGCAACGAAGAAAATCTTTAGCGCTTTCTATTCCATATCAGTTAGATTTCTTTAAGCAATATAAATTTCTTTCTCAGGATAAGCAGCAACATATTTTGTTAGAAAGTGGACGTGGTGGTCGTTATAACATTGTTGGGCTGGATCCAGTAGCGGTAATTCAGGGTAAGAATGAGACGTTACATATAAGTGAAAGTGGTAAGGAAACAATAGAGCGAGGGAATCCATTAGATTTAATGCAAGCGTATATGGAGAAATGGAAAACGGATTATAATCCGGAGTACCCACCTTTTCAAGGTGGGGCAATTGGATACTTTAGTTATGATTGTATCCGTTATATTGAAAAACTTTCTTCTCTTGCGGAGGATGATATTAATATACCTGACATATTCTTTTTGTTATTTGATGAGGTGTTTGTGTATGATCAACAGGAGAAAGTATTATGGATTATTACGCATTATGTAGATGAGTGTGAAGAGGCAGAAGAACGATTAAATGAATGGAAGGGTCTTTGGATGAAAGAAGCCCCCGAATTGACTATGCCGTTTGAATCTCCTGAAAAGAAAAATGAAGCAGTCGCTTTTACGGAAGAGGGCTTTATGAAGGCCGTTGAACGTATTCAAGAATATATTGGAGCGGGTGATGTGTTTCAAGTAAACTTGTCGACAAGACAAGAAAGAACATTACAAACACATCCACTAGAAATATATACAAGTCTTCGTGAAATTAATCCATCTCCATATATGGGTTACTTGGAGTTTGGAGATTTTCAAATTGTTAGTGCTTCGCCTGAATTGCTAATTAAAAAGCAAGGGAAAAAAGTGAGTACAAGGCCAATTGCCGGTACGCGCTCTCGAGGAGCAAGTGAGCAAGAGGATGAGGAATTAGCGAAAGAATTAATTGAAAACGAAAAGGAAAGAGCAGAGCATGTAATGCTTGTGGATTTAGAACGAAATGACTTGGGCCGGGTTTGTAAATATGGCACTGTTGAAGTAGATGAATTTATGGTAATTGAAAAATACTCACACGTTATGCATATTGTTTCTAATGTGCGTGGTGAGGTGGAGGCAGATAAAGATGCTTTCGATTTGGTGAAGGCTGTATTTCCTGGTGGGACAATTACCGGTGCCCCGAAAATACGTACGATGGAAATTATTGAAGAATTAGAACCTGTTCGTCGAGGAATTTATACGGGTTCAATTGGTTGGATTGGTTATTCTGGAGATACGGAATTGAATATTGTAATCCGAACACTACTTGCTAAAGATGGACAAGCGCATGTGCAAGCTGGAGCGGGCATTGTAATTGATTCAAATCCAAAAAATGAATATAAAGAGTCGTTAAAAAAAGCAATCGCTTTATGGCGTGCAAAAGAAAGTAGCGAAGAAACGGTTAGGTGA
- the tilS gene encoding tRNA lysidine(34) synthetase TilS, with product MKDAFVEKVDDFVKQHDVLKKHSTIVVGVSGGPDSVALLYYLLEKRVEKQLEIVVAHVDHMFRGDESYEDLQFVQGLCKELGVICETLRINVSQYQQQYGMNAQVAARECRYAFLERIMKKYDARYVALGHHGDDQVETILMRLVRGSTPKGYAGIAVKRSFHNGYLIRPLLGVTKEEIVDYCNKLKVIPRIDPSNKKEVYTRNRLRKYVLPYLKEENPQMHEKFQKFSVQMQEDEAYLQELAFEKMNKVITKKSDKQISLSIPAFESMSMPLQRRGIQLILNYLYEYKIPSSLSSIHIDKVIEFFKRAQPSGSLDFPGGLKIVRTYEECGFGFKQEIVSPFSQDLSVPGTIILPNGDKLVTEVSEDIPSNMNETVFVAKYNDISYPLRIRSRENGDRMSMQGMDGTKKIKAIFIEAKVPKEKREEWPIVCDASGNIIWVPLLKRSAFATSKEMAKKGRYMIIHYKSKESSGRIMK from the coding sequence TTGAAAGATGCATTTGTTGAAAAAGTAGATGACTTTGTAAAGCAGCATGATGTATTAAAGAAACATTCAACAATTGTTGTAGGGGTTTCTGGTGGTCCTGACTCTGTGGCTCTTTTATATTATTTGTTAGAAAAAAGGGTAGAAAAACAGCTTGAAATTGTAGTAGCGCATGTGGATCATATGTTTAGAGGCGATGAATCTTATGAGGATCTACAGTTTGTACAGGGTCTTTGCAAAGAGCTAGGAGTTATTTGTGAAACGCTAAGGATTAATGTGTCGCAATATCAACAGCAATATGGAATGAATGCACAAGTTGCTGCTAGAGAATGCAGATATGCATTTTTGGAAAGAATAATGAAGAAATATGATGCGAGATATGTAGCTCTTGGTCACCATGGGGATGATCAAGTAGAAACGATTTTAATGCGCCTTGTACGAGGGAGTACTCCAAAAGGATACGCAGGAATTGCAGTGAAGCGTTCTTTTCATAATGGATATTTAATTAGGCCGTTACTGGGGGTAACTAAGGAAGAAATTGTTGATTACTGTAATAAATTAAAAGTTATTCCGCGTATAGATCCGAGTAATAAAAAGGAAGTATATACAAGGAATCGACTACGTAAATATGTCCTTCCTTATTTGAAAGAAGAAAATCCACAAATGCATGAGAAATTTCAAAAATTTAGCGTGCAGATGCAAGAGGATGAGGCTTATTTGCAGGAATTAGCTTTTGAGAAAATGAATAAAGTAATTACAAAAAAAAGCGATAAACAAATTAGCTTATCAATTCCTGCCTTTGAATCCATGTCTATGCCTTTACAAAGAAGAGGGATTCAACTAATATTAAACTATCTTTATGAATATAAGATTCCATCTTCGCTTTCTTCTATACATATTGACAAGGTGATTGAATTTTTTAAGCGGGCACAACCTTCAGGTTCACTAGATTTTCCAGGTGGTTTGAAAATTGTTCGCACATACGAAGAATGTGGTTTTGGATTTAAACAAGAAATTGTTTCTCCTTTTTCGCAAGATTTATCAGTACCTGGGACAATTATATTGCCGAATGGGGATAAACTTGTAACAGAGGTGAGCGAAGATATACCGAGTAACATGAATGAAACAGTATTTGTTGCTAAGTATAATGATATATCATATCCACTTCGTATTCGGTCTAGAGAAAATGGAGATCGCATGTCAATGCAAGGTATGGATGGTACAAAAAAGATAAAGGCTATTTTTATCGAAGCAAAAGTACCGAAAGAAAAAAGAGAAGAATGGCCGATCGTTTGTGATGCAAGTGGAAATATTATTTGGGTGCCCTTGTTGAAACGATCTGCATTTGCTACTTCGAAAGAGATGGCAAAGAAGGGTAGATACATGATTATTCACTACAAAAGCAAGGAGTCTTCCGGGAGGATAATGAAATGA
- the spoIIE gene encoding stage II sporulation protein E, with amino-acid sequence MPKAGRNTMNTSALAMNESQLGTIKWTSKLRMKFEQVFFRWGFIIVVIGFLLGRAYILTNILPFALPFFAAVYVMKRDKMPLAFLALMGGALSVSIDNLFFTFASIFTFFIYNIFFSRFTRKTVGLVPFQVFISALTAHLVVVYFAQQTVTMYDLLVSTIEAGLSFVLTMIFLQSVPLLVERKGKQQALETEEIVCLIILLASVLTGTTDWFVYDASIQHIFTRYLVLVFAFIAGAATGSTVGVVTGLILSLANVSSLSQLSLLAFSGLLGGLLKEGKRIGVSLGLLIGTSLITLYVDKQTSIVTTLIESGVAIVFFLLTPKLIMDRIAKFMPGTQEHSQDQQQYLRRVRDVTANKINQFANVFAALSNSFSVYGYVEEEDKETEADLFLSTITAKTCQTCFKKDQCWVVNFDKTYDYMKQIMSETEEGTLQHNRKLVREWDKHCVRGKKVTDLVAGELDHFYEGQKLRKQMKENRRIVAEQLLGVSKVMEDFAKEIQRERESHQAQEEQILQAFRDFGVEVEHVDIYCLDRGSIDIEMLIPAASNEHGECEKLVAPMLSDILKENIVVKHEEKSSYPNGHSLISFGSAKTYSLDTGLATAAKGGGFVSGDSYAMMDLSVGKYALAISDGMGNGQRAHMESKETVKLLQKILQSGIDEEIAIKSINSILSLRTTEEMYTTLDLAMVDLRDASAKFLKIGSTPSFVKRGNNILKIEASNLPMGIIEDVEVDVVGEQLKTGDLLIMMSDGIFEGAQHVENHELWIKRKIKELQTEDPQEIADIIMEEVIRSGDGYINDDMTIVVAKVKKNMPKWATIPIVGMQAQ; translated from the coding sequence ATGCCTAAAGCAGGAAGGAATACTATGAATACAAGTGCATTGGCTATGAATGAAAGTCAGCTTGGAACAATAAAGTGGACGAGTAAGTTGCGAATGAAGTTTGAGCAAGTTTTCTTTAGATGGGGATTTATTATTGTTGTTATTGGTTTTCTTTTGGGACGAGCATATATATTAACAAACATTTTACCGTTTGCACTGCCATTTTTTGCTGCTGTTTATGTTATGAAGCGAGATAAAATGCCACTCGCGTTCTTGGCTCTAATGGGGGGAGCACTTTCAGTTTCGATAGATAATTTATTTTTTACTTTTGCATCTATTTTTACTTTCTTCATTTACAATATCTTCTTTAGTCGGTTTACACGTAAAACTGTTGGACTTGTTCCATTCCAAGTATTTATCTCCGCATTAACCGCACATTTAGTTGTAGTATATTTTGCGCAACAAACGGTCACTATGTACGATTTGCTCGTTAGTACGATTGAGGCAGGGCTTAGCTTCGTATTAACTATGATATTTTTACAAAGTGTTCCGCTTTTAGTTGAAAGAAAAGGTAAACAACAAGCATTAGAGACAGAAGAAATTGTTTGTTTGATTATATTACTAGCATCTGTTTTAACAGGTACAACAGATTGGTTTGTATATGATGCCTCTATTCAACATATTTTTACTAGATATTTGGTGCTAGTGTTTGCATTTATTGCAGGTGCTGCTACGGGGTCTACAGTGGGGGTCGTCACTGGATTAATACTAAGTTTAGCAAATGTGTCCAGTTTGTCTCAACTTAGCCTCCTTGCCTTTTCAGGATTGCTTGGGGGATTGTTAAAAGAAGGGAAGCGTATAGGAGTTAGTTTAGGTTTATTAATTGGTACAAGCTTAATTACATTATATGTAGACAAACAAACAAGTATTGTAACAACTTTAATTGAATCTGGTGTAGCAATTGTTTTCTTCTTATTAACACCGAAGCTTATTATGGATCGTATTGCTAAATTTATGCCGGGTACACAGGAACATTCACAAGATCAACAACAATATTTAAGAAGAGTGCGCGATGTTACAGCAAACAAAATCAATCAATTTGCTAATGTATTTGCTGCTTTGTCTAATAGCTTCTCTGTATATGGATATGTGGAGGAGGAAGATAAAGAAACAGAGGCTGATTTATTTTTAAGTACAATTACTGCAAAAACATGTCAAACATGTTTTAAGAAGGATCAATGTTGGGTAGTTAATTTTGATAAAACATACGATTATATGAAACAAATAATGAGTGAAACAGAAGAAGGAACGCTGCAGCATAATCGGAAGTTAGTTCGTGAATGGGACAAGCATTGTGTGAGAGGGAAGAAAGTAACGGATTTAGTAGCGGGTGAATTAGATCACTTCTATGAGGGGCAGAAATTAAGAAAACAAATGAAGGAAAATCGTAGAATTGTAGCGGAGCAATTACTAGGTGTATCAAAAGTGATGGAAGATTTCGCTAAGGAGATACAACGAGAAAGAGAGAGCCATCAAGCGCAGGAGGAGCAAATTTTACAAGCGTTTCGTGATTTCGGTGTCGAAGTGGAGCATGTTGATATTTATTGTTTAGATAGAGGAAGTATTGATATTGAAATGTTGATTCCAGCTGCATCTAATGAACATGGGGAATGTGAGAAGTTGGTTGCTCCAATGCTTTCAGATATTTTAAAAGAGAATATCGTCGTTAAGCATGAAGAGAAATCCTCATATCCAAATGGGCACAGTTTAATATCATTTGGTTCAGCGAAGACGTATTCTCTTGATACAGGATTAGCCACAGCTGCAAAAGGTGGTGGGTTTGTTTCAGGAGATTCCTATGCGATGATGGATTTAAGTGTTGGTAAATATGCACTTGCAATTAGTGATGGTATGGGAAATGGGCAGCGGGCTCATATGGAAAGTAAGGAGACGGTAAAATTATTACAAAAGATACTGCAATCAGGTATTGATGAAGAAATAGCGATTAAGTCCATCAATTCAATTCTTTCTTTAAGGACGACAGAGGAGATGTATACAACGCTTGACTTGGCTATGGTAGATTTACGGGATGCGAGTGCGAAGTTTTTAAAGATTGGATCGACGCCGAGTTTTGTTAAACGCGGAAATAATATTTTGAAAATTGAGGCAAGTAATTTACCAATGGGAATCATTGAAGATGTTGAAGTTGATGTGGTTGGTGAGCAATTAAAAACGGGGGATCTTCTTATCATGATGAGTGACGGCATTTTTGAGGGAGCACAACATGTGGAGAATCACGAATTATGGATAAAACGTAAAATTAAAGAACTACAAACAGAGGATCCACAGGAAATTGCTGATATTATTATGGAAGAAGTGATTCGCTCTGGTGACGGTTATATAAATGATGATATGACTATTGTGGTGGCGAAAGTAAAGAAAAATATGCCGAAGTGGGCTACGATTCCAATAGTAGGAATGCAGGCGCAATAA
- the hpt gene encoding hypoxanthine phosphoribosyltransferase, with protein MMNQDIEKVLISEEQIQEKVHELGAVIAEDYKNTVPLAIGVLKGAMPFMADLLKRTDTYLEMDFMAVSSYGHSTVSTGEVKILKDLDTSVEGRDILIVEDIIDSGLTLSYLVDLFKYRKAKSVKIVTLLDKPTGRKVDLKADYVGFTVPHEFVVGYGLDYKEQYRNLPYVGVLKPSVYSN; from the coding sequence ATGATGAATCAAGATATCGAAAAAGTATTAATTTCTGAAGAACAAATACAGGAAAAGGTGCACGAACTAGGTGCAGTTATTGCAGAGGACTACAAAAATACAGTACCTCTTGCGATTGGTGTACTAAAGGGTGCAATGCCATTTATGGCAGATTTATTAAAGAGAACAGATACATATCTTGAAATGGATTTTATGGCTGTATCTAGCTACGGTCACTCTACAGTTTCGACAGGCGAAGTAAAAATCTTAAAAGATCTTGATACTTCTGTAGAAGGTCGCGATATTTTAATCGTCGAAGATATTATTGATAGCGGTCTTACACTAAGCTATTTAGTAGACCTGTTTAAATATCGTAAAGCGAAATCTGTAAAAATTGTTACGTTATTAGATAAGCCAACAGGCCGCAAGGTTGATCTGAAAGCAGATTATGTTGGATTTACTGTTCCTCATGAATTTGTTGTAGGATATGGATTAGATTATAAAGAGCAGTACCGTAATCTTCCTTATGTAGGAGTATTAAAACCAAGTGTTTACTCAAATTAA
- the cysK gene encoding cysteine synthase A has translation MRVAQSVSELIGKTPIVKLNRIVESDSADVYLKLEFMNPGSSVKDRIALAMIEDAENKGLLKEGDTIIEPTSGNTGIGLAMVAAAKGYKAILVMPETMSIERRNLLRAYGAELVLTPGPEGMGGAIRKATELAEEHGYFIPQQFQNQANPEIHRITTGPEIVEQMGDQLDAFIAGIGTGGTITGAGEVLKEAYKDIKIYAVEPADSPVLSGGKPGPHKIQGIGAGFVPETLDVEVYDEIIQVKTEQAFEYARRVAREEGILVGISSGAVVYAATEVAKKLGKGKKVLVIIPSNGERYLSTPLYQFES, from the coding sequence ATGCGAGTGGCACAATCAGTTTCAGAATTAATCGGGAAAACGCCGATCGTTAAGTTGAACCGCATCGTAGAATCAGACAGCGCAGATGTATACTTAAAATTAGAATTTATGAATCCGGGGAGCAGTGTTAAAGATCGTATCGCGTTAGCTATGATTGAAGATGCTGAAAATAAAGGATTATTAAAAGAGGGCGATACAATCATTGAGCCGACAAGTGGTAACACAGGTATTGGCTTAGCGATGGTAGCAGCTGCTAAAGGATATAAGGCAATTTTAGTAATGCCAGAAACAATGAGTATTGAGCGTCGTAATTTATTACGCGCTTACGGTGCTGAATTAGTATTGACTCCAGGACCTGAAGGAATGGGCGGAGCAATTCGAAAGGCAACTGAATTAGCAGAAGAACATGGGTACTTTATACCACAACAGTTCCAAAACCAAGCGAATCCAGAAATCCATCGTATAACAACAGGTCCAGAAATTGTTGAACAGATGGGGGATCAATTAGATGCGTTTATCGCAGGTATTGGTACAGGTGGAACAATTACAGGTGCCGGTGAAGTACTGAAAGAAGCTTATAAAGATATCAAAATTTACGCGGTAGAACCTGCGGATTCACCAGTATTATCTGGTGGAAAGCCAGGACCACATAAGATCCAAGGAATTGGAGCGGGGTTTGTTCCGGAGACATTGGATGTAGAGGTATATGATGAAATTATTCAAGTGAAAACGGAGCAAGCGTTCGAATATGCGAGAAGAGTGGCTAGAGAAGAAGGTATTTTAGTTGGTATCTCTTCGGGAGCAGTCGTTTATGCAGCGACAGAAGTTGCGAAGAAATTAGGTAAAGGGAAAAAGGTACTTGTTATTATCCCAAGTAACGGTGAACGTTATTTAAGTACACCACTTTATCAATTTGAGTCATAA
- the ftsH gene encoding ATP-dependent zinc metalloprotease FtsH — MNRIFRNTIFYLLIFLVVIGIVSYFNGSTQKTTSVSYDKFITQLEKGEVRNVQLQPKNGVFEVKGQFKTSSQGEQFVTYAPNTEELQKKINDKAQGAEVKYQPAEETSAWVTFFTSIIPFVIIFILFFFLLNQAQGGGSRVMNFGKSKAKLYNDEKKKIRFRDVAGADEEKQELVEVVEFLKDPRKFAEVGARIPKGVLLVGPPGTGKTLLARAVAGEAGVPFFSISGSDFVEMFVGVGASRVRDLFENAKKNAPCIIFIDEIDAVGRQRGAGLGGGHDEREQTLNQLLVEMDGFGANEGIIIIAATNRPDILDPALLRPGRFDRQITVDRPDVNGREAVLKVHARNKPLDENVNLRAIATRTPGFSGADLENLLNEAALVAARQDKKKIDMSDIDEATDRVIAGPAKKSRVISEKERNIVAFHEAGHTVIGVVLDEADIVHKVTIVPRGQAGGYAVMLPKEDRYFMTKPELLDKITGLLGGRVAEEIVFGEASTGAHNDFQRATGIARRMVTEFGMSDKLGPMQFGSSQGGQVFLGRDFHSEQNYSDAIAHEIDVEMQTIIKDCYARAKDILTEKRDKLDIIAKTLLEVETLDAEQINHLYDYGRLPERPTSSDDVKVNINMKKDDEDTEDK; from the coding sequence ATGAATCGTATCTTCCGTAATACCATCTTTTATTTACTGATATTCTTAGTAGTAATTGGAATCGTGAGCTATTTTAATGGTTCGACGCAAAAAACGACATCAGTTAGCTACGATAAATTCATTACTCAACTTGAAAAAGGTGAAGTGCGTAATGTGCAGCTTCAACCGAAAAATGGTGTGTTTGAGGTAAAGGGACAATTCAAGACTTCTAGCCAAGGAGAACAATTTGTTACTTATGCACCAAATACTGAGGAATTACAAAAGAAAATTAATGATAAAGCGCAAGGGGCTGAAGTTAAGTATCAACCAGCAGAAGAAACAAGTGCTTGGGTAACGTTCTTCACTTCTATCATTCCGTTTGTCATTATCTTCATTTTATTCTTCTTCTTATTAAATCAAGCTCAGGGCGGCGGTAGCCGTGTTATGAACTTCGGGAAAAGTAAGGCGAAGCTATACAATGATGAAAAGAAAAAAATTCGTTTCAGAGATGTTGCTGGAGCGGATGAAGAGAAACAAGAACTTGTTGAGGTAGTTGAATTCTTGAAAGACCCTCGTAAGTTCGCTGAAGTTGGTGCCCGTATTCCGAAGGGTGTTCTATTAGTGGGACCTCCAGGTACAGGTAAAACTTTACTAGCACGTGCTGTTGCAGGTGAAGCAGGCGTTCCGTTCTTCTCTATTAGTGGTTCTGACTTCGTAGAGATGTTCGTAGGTGTCGGTGCATCCCGTGTACGTGATTTATTTGAAAATGCAAAGAAAAATGCTCCTTGTATCATTTTCATTGATGAAATTGATGCAGTAGGACGTCAACGTGGCGCGGGTCTTGGCGGTGGCCATGATGAGCGTGAACAAACGTTGAACCAATTGCTTGTTGAAATGGATGGATTCGGTGCAAACGAAGGTATTATTATCATCGCTGCGACAAACCGTCCTGATATTCTTGATCCAGCGTTATTACGTCCAGGTCGTTTTGACCGTCAAATTACAGTAGATCGTCCAGATGTAAATGGTCGTGAAGCTGTACTTAAAGTACACGCTCGTAATAAACCGCTTGATGAGAATGTCAACTTAAGAGCAATTGCAACTCGTACACCAGGATTCTCTGGTGCCGATCTTGAAAACTTATTAAACGAAGCTGCTTTAGTAGCCGCGCGTCAAGATAAGAAGAAAATTGATATGAGTGACATCGATGAAGCAACGGATCGTGTTATTGCAGGTCCAGCTAAGAAAAGTCGTGTTATCTCTGAAAAAGAACGTAATATTGTTGCATTCCATGAAGCTGGCCATACTGTAATTGGTGTTGTCCTTGATGAAGCAGATATAGTTCATAAAGTAACAATTGTCCCTCGTGGTCAAGCTGGTGGATATGCGGTAATGCTTCCGAAGGAAGATCGTTACTTCATGACAAAGCCAGAGTTACTTGATAAAATCACTGGTTTACTTGGTGGTCGAGTAGCTGAGGAGATTGTATTTGGTGAAGCAAGTACAGGTGCTCACAACGACTTCCAACGTGCGACTGGTATTGCAAGACGTATGGTTACAGAATTCGGGATGAGTGATAAGCTTGGACCAATGCAATTTGGTAGCTCACAAGGTGGTCAGGTATTCTTAGGAAGAGACTTCCATTCAGAACAAAACTACAGTGATGCAATCGCGCATGAAATTGATGTAGAAATGCAAACAATTATTAAAGACTGTTATGCTCGTGCGAAAGACATTCTTACTGAAAAACGAGATAAGCTTGATATTATCGCGAAAACGTTACTTGAAGTAGAAACATTAGATGCAGAGCAAATTAATCATTTATATGATTATGGCAGATTACCTGAGCGTCCAACATCTTCAGATGATGTGAAAGTAAACATCAATATGAAGAAAGACGATGAAGATACAGAAGATAAGTAA